The Candidatus Abyssobacteria bacterium SURF_5 genome segment GAGGTAACGGAAACATATCATGTTTTACGCGTTTTGGCAAGTGATTTCCGCAAACAATAAAGGTCTCTCTTGGTATTTACCAGCGAAGTGTGAACATTCTTTTCTTCTCGGTTTTATGGACGAGCCTTCTTAGACAGCCTTTAAGCCATTGATATCAAAGGCTTTACCTCTCCGGCAATTTGCGTTCTCGATGGATTGGCTTTCAGGCGGCTTTCCTCTCTTGCTCGTCCCTCTCTTTTCTCACGAAATACGCATCATCGGCCGGCTCGATTTTTCGGCCGTACCGCCTCGCGTAGACCTGCGTCATCTCGGCGCCCAGAAGGAATATCTGCGCCGAGTAATAAATCCACACCAGAAGGAGCAGGGCGGCTCCCGCGACGCCGTACGTCGAGGAGAACGATTTACTGCCGAGGTACAGTCCGAGCAGGAACTGCCCAACGGCAAAAAGAATCGCGATCGCAGCAGCGCCTATCCATACGTCTTTCCATGCTATCTTAACGTCCGGCACCACCTTCAATATAAGGGCAAACAGCGGTATCAGAATGATGAAGGAGCCGAAGAAATTAACAAGCTGCCAGAACCAGCCGGGAAGCGGAAGCACCCCCTCGAAATAAGAGGTAAGCGACCAGAGAACCGATGAAGCGACCATCAGGGCAATCAAAAGTATTCCGATCGATATGACCATGGCAACTGCAACAAGGCGGTCTTTCACCGTCCCCATGATCCCTCGCTCAGGCTTTCGGCGTACCTCCCAGATCACATTCAGAGCATACTGAAGCTGGACAAACAACGTCGATGCGCCAAAGAGGAGCGCAGCCACTCCAAGCGCCGTTGCTATAATCCCGCCGGAGGTATTGCTTGCGCCGGCGATCATCGATTCTATGACTTGCGCTCCCTGTTGACCAACCACACCCTCTATCTGGCTCATCAACTGACCCTGCGCCGCCTGCTCGCCCAAAACAAATCCTGCGATTGCGATCGCAATCAGGAATAGCGGGGCGATCGCGAAAATGGCGTAGTATGCAAGCGCGGCGGCCATAACGGGAACTTTGTCCCTGCTCCATTCAGAAAAAGTCTGCTTAAAAAAAGATCCTACGGATTTGAACATGGTTCTTCCCGCCTTTTTATTAAATTTATGCAATAAATATCACCAAGACAGTATTGCTCGAAAACGAAGAGTGCGCCAGAAGAAGTGGCGCTGCTTTACGGAAAGGAAGATTCAGGAAAGAAACCGGTCAAATTGTAAAGGGACCAGATCGACGCCGTCGCAACTTTTGAGCGCCGGCTCGGTAACAAGTGCGGCGACGATTTTGCCGGTCATCGGAGAATGCATGACGCCGTGCCCGCTGAAGCCGCAAGCGAAAGAGAATCCTTCAGGTTCGCCCGCGGGCCCCAGGATGGCGGCGCGGTCAGGTGTCATACTGCGCAAGCCAGCCCATCCCCTCATGATCCGGGTCGATTCGAGGGCCGGCAGCCGGTTGAGCGCGCGTTCGGCCAAAATTTCGGCACTTCGCCAATCCACAACCAGGTTGTCTGCGCCGCATTCGTCCATTTCTGCAATACTCATCAATAGTCCGCCGCTCTCCGGGCGGAAGTAAAAGGGCGGGTTTCGGTCGAAATAGAATGGCGCATCATTCCGGACGGCGGCAGTAGGCGCGGAGATGAATATCTGCCGTTTTACCGTCACGATCGGCACGCGCACGGCGGCCATGCGCGCAACGTCGGCGGCCAGCGGCCCGGCCGAATCGACTACAATGCGCGTGGAGACAAGGCCCGCAGGTGTTCTGACGCCCTCTATTTTGCCTGAGTGGACAACCAGATCGATTGCCGGCGTGTTCGTGACAAAGTCGACGCCCAACCGCCGAGCGGCGGCGGCATATCCCTGAATGACGCCGTGCGGATCGAAATAACCGTCGCCGGGAGTGAACAGCGCGCCAAGCAGATCGGTGCTCACCAGTCCTGGGATCAGGTGAGTCAGTTCCGTTGGCGCGAGCATCCGGGAATGCACTTTCAGCTCCGCAAGGCCTCGGTGCATGCCTTCCAGCACCGCGAGATCCTCGGGCGTTCCCGCCGTCTGTATGCAGCCGCTCTGCCGCAGGTCGATATCGGTCTCAAACCGATCTTCGAATTCGAGGAGCGCCTGAAGGCTTGCCCGGCTGAGCTGCCGGTTGACCGGTTCCGAAAAATGGTGGTAGATAATTCCAGCGCTCGCCGCCGACGAGCCCATCCCCAGCAGAGGCTCTTTCTCAAGGAGGATGATCTTCCCGATGCCGTTCTTAGCCAGATGGCAGGCGACGCTGACGCCTGCAATCCCGCCGCCGACAACAACCGCGTCCGCTATGCGTCCCATTTTCATATTGCTGCAATCCTCTGCATATATAATATAGACTGATTTTTCCCCGTCCGTTGCCTTGGCGGCCTTTCCGCAATAAGGCCTAAATGTATGATATAATTATTTTTGGCTTTTTTAAGCCGCCTCATGCGTAGTGGATGAGGTAGGTGAAGAACGTATAAGAGGAAGATGAAAACAAACGAGAACGCGTTTACCTTCAAAAAGAAAAATTCCTGGTTCTCCCCACTCCTGACGCCGACACTGCTGAGCCTGCTCGTCCTTTTCTTCTTTGCGCTGATTTTCTGGTGGACTCACGTTCAGCAAACCCAGGCGCAAAACAGGATCATTGCGGGATCGAACGCGGACATGTACGTTTACCACCTGCCGGTGCGCGAGTTTGCCTTCAGCAGCCTGAGCGACGGCTCGATCCCCCTTTATAATCCCTATACCAACTGCGGGATGCCATTCCTGGCGACATACCAGGCGGCGCTGTTTTACCCGCTGAATTTTCCGCACCTGTTCCTTGAGCCCGCCCGCGCCCTGAGCCTGATTTATTTGTTGCATATCTTCCTCGCGGGTGCTTTCATGTTTTTCTGGATGCGCGAGCTGCGCGTATCCGAAACGGCGGCAACATTTTCCGGCGCCGCCTACATGTTCTGCTGGTTCGTGGTCTATATTCTCACCTGGCCTCACATCGTGCTCACGCATGTGTGGATTCCACTTGTGTTCCTCTTGATTCACCGGGCATTCAGCCGCGGGCGCGTCCTCGACATGATCCTGCTGAGCGCCGCTGTCGCCTCGCAGTTTCTCGCCGGCTATATGCAGGGCTTCGTCTATACGCTGTACGGCGCCTTCGCGTATCTCCTGTATCTTACCGTAATCAAGCTTGAGCAGGCGAAGCCGGGCGCGGTCGCAGTGGGCCGCTCATTCCTTGTGTGTCTGCTCGGATTGACAGTCGCTCCGGCACTGCTTTCGGCCATCCAGTGGATTCCGACGTTTCAGCTCTCGACCCTGAGCACCAGGCCGCCGGGCGGATTGTCGCTTGCGGCCCTGCTGCCGGGCGGTTCGCTGTATCCCTCAATGTTCTTGGCAGCGATTATAAATCCCGACTCTTACAAATGGCAACAGTACACGCTGTACCCGGGAGTCGTTGCGCTGCTTCTGGCGGTGTTCGCGTTTGTTCAGCGCGAGCGGTGGCGTGAGACTTTCTTTTTCGCCGTCCTTGCGGTCGTAGCGTCTCTAATCGCGTTCGGCATGCACACTCCTCTGTTTCGGTTATACATGCTTTTGCCGACCGGCGACTGGTTCCGGTTGCCGAATCGGTTATTGATTCTGACTGCTTTCTCTATCGCGACTCTGGCTGGCATCGGGTGCAGCTATCTTATTGATAACGTTCTTCAACAACCGCCTCAAAGCGCACGAACTTCTGTGAGGCTGGGCATCTTCGTTGCTCTGGCGGCTCTGCTCCTCCTGCTGATTCCGAAAGCGGCGGGCGTGTACATTTTCGTTCTGCTCATTGGTTGTCTGCTTGCCGTGCGCGCGCGCTCCGCGGCGCCGGCGGGGATGCTGGCAATCGTGTTGGTGGCATTGGACCTTCTCCTTTACGTCTCGAACCCGGTCACCTATCCCTGGATCACTCCGCAGGTTTTTCCGGAGTTGACGGAGGCAAAGCAGGTTTTGAAGGAGAAAATCGGAACCGACCGCGTCCATATCTTCCATGTGAAGAACGATTGGAAGAACTATCTTCTCAACTCCAACTTCGGCATGATCGAGCGAATTCGAGAAACTGCCGGCTATGAATCGCTCTCGCTGCAACGATTCGCCGAGTTCTGCTCGTTTATGGAAACAGGTGGCCAGCCGTCGTACGACCTTCCCTTTACCGGCTCGGTCCAATGGAATTCGGAAGCAATTCACCCGCACATGTTAAACCTGCTGGGCGCCCGCTATATTATCGAGGATCCCGGAAGAGACCTGTATCCGGAGTCGAAACCGAAAAACAGACTGCCGAAATCGTTCAAGTTGAAGAAGGTGTATTCGGGCGACGTTAATATATATGAGAATTCCGATGCACTGCCGCGCGCATTTTTTACAACTCAAATCGAGGTGGTCCCGGACAAGTATGCCGCCCTCCAGCGGCTCGCCGATCCGGCGTTCGATTATAGAAATACGATTCTTCTGGAAGAACAGCCTCAGTCACAGGCGCCTCTCGAGGGCGAGAAGAAAAGGGCCGACGTGCTTGTCGAGCAGAAGGACAGGCAAACGGTCCAGCTTGTCGTGGATGCGCCTGCGGCGGGATTCGTGTTTTTGGACGACATGTATCTGCCGGGATGGCGGGTAACGGTGGACGCGCGCGAGGTGGAGCCATATCGTGCCGATTATCTATTCATCGCTATTCCTGTGGAGGCTGGGAAACATGTCATCGAGGTGCAGTACCTGCCCGCGGGCTACCGCGTGGGGAAATGGATCAGCATTATCTCGATCACGCTATTTGCATTCCTGCTCGCGTACGACCTGGCGCGCCGCCGCGCAAAAAGCATGGCGCCGTGGGAGCCGGAAACAAAGGTGCCAACGCTGACCGGGAGAAAAAAGGCGCTGCCCTCGGCGGGAGTCCGCGTTAAGAAACAAGGTCGGGGTTGACCGCGGCCTGCTTATCATCGGAGGCGTAGGTCGAGAGAGCAAACTGCATCACTTTGATGGCTTCCTCGCTCGAGAGGCGGGGAGCGACGCCATCGAGGAGGCAGTCGATGAAGTGGCGGTTCGACTGCTTGAAGCCATCCTCCCATTCCGCCGCGATTCCGTGAAATTCGCGCGTTTCGCCGTTCCGATACATGATAAGGGCGGGCAGATCCATCAGCCGGCCGGTACAGCGGGTTATCCAGATGATGCCGCGAGAGCCGGTAATTTCGAAGCGCTCCTCGCAGTTGTAGTACTTCGTCTTGATGTGCATGTCATTCGCATGCACGCACTCCATCACGCCGTACACCTGGCCCGATTTGTACTTCCACATGACGGTGGCGGGCGCATCGGCGAAATAATCCCGATTCTCGATGAAGGCCGATACTTTTTCGACGTCGCCGCCGAGATAAAAGGCGGTCGCGAATTTGTGGTGCATGTCGTCGAGCATGTTTCCGCCGCCGCTGCGCCTGGTGTCGAAACGCCACGCCCAGGCGCTTGGATCGACGCTCCAGCCGCAGTCCATGCTGCCGACCGTCGTGCGAACCCGTATCATCGCGAGCGGGCCGATCTCGCCCGCGTCAATCAGCTCACGCGCCTTCACGATGGGCG includes the following:
- a CDS encoding YihY/virulence factor BrkB family protein: MFKSVGSFFKQTFSEWSRDKVPVMAAALAYYAIFAIAPLFLIAIAIAGFVLGEQAAQGQLMSQIEGVVGQQGAQVIESMIAGASNTSGGIIATALGVAALLFGASTLFVQLQYALNVIWEVRRKPERGIMGTVKDRLVAVAMVISIGILLIALMVASSVLWSLTSYFEGVLPLPGWFWQLVNFFGSFIILIPLFALILKVVPDVKIAWKDVWIGAAAIAILFAVGQFLLGLYLGSKSFSSTYGVAGAALLLLVWIYYSAQIFLLGAEMTQVYARRYGRKIEPADDAYFVRKERDEQERKAA
- a CDS encoding FAD-binding oxidoreductase produces the protein MKMGRIADAVVVGGGIAGVSVACHLAKNGIGKIILLEKEPLLGMGSSAASAGIIYHHFSEPVNRQLSRASLQALLEFEDRFETDIDLRQSGCIQTAGTPEDLAVLEGMHRGLAELKVHSRMLAPTELTHLIPGLVSTDLLGALFTPGDGYFDPHGVIQGYAAAARRLGVDFVTNTPAIDLVVHSGKIEGVRTPAGLVSTRIVVDSAGPLAADVARMAAVRVPIVTVKRQIFISAPTAAVRNDAPFYFDRNPPFYFRPESGGLLMSIAEMDECGADNLVVDWRSAEILAERALNRLPALESTRIMRGWAGLRSMTPDRAAILGPAGEPEGFSFACGFSGHGVMHSPMTGKIVAALVTEPALKSCDGVDLVPLQFDRFLS
- a CDS encoding gfo/Idh/MocA family oxidoreductase, which gives rise to MERVKIGVIGCGQISDLTVWGYLEDERVEIAAVCDSDKEKAETKAKQWRAGKVYHDYRDLLQDKEVDAVEIITPHDLHCRMAIDAARSKKHISVQKPMACTVAECRQMTDAAQEANVLLRVNDPYVFYPPIVKARELIDAGEIGPLAMIRVRTTVGSMDCGWSVDPSAWAWRFDTRRSGGGNMLDDMHHKFATAFYLGGDVEKVSAFIENRDYFADAPATVMWKYKSGQVYGVMECVHANDMHIKTKYYNCEERFEITGSRGIIWITRCTGRLMDLPALIMYRNGETREFHGIAAEWEDGFKQSNRHFIDCLLDGVAPRLSSEEAIKVMQFALSTYASDDKQAAVNPDLVS